One Oreochromis niloticus isolate F11D_XX linkage group LG16, O_niloticus_UMD_NMBU, whole genome shotgun sequence genomic window carries:
- the LOC106097607 gene encoding uncharacterized protein LOC106097607: MILQLNQTALLFIQLLVMLRVFAVKPEENNRVMLAFRGDPVTLTCNISEKNASQISWTNSRSVFQYSIQLNRTFSNFSSNRLKITPELPTKLIIVSAQPEDEGLYTCSITDLDGLHTITWNLTVSENPEESISSKYFTFILPSAIGFLLCGITLAVFFYRKMMMRTLNQDPVQDQFPPHSGEEAAHSQPQGGTALCTNNKRSSQYMERLNLIYGHF; the protein is encoded by the exons ATGATATTACAACTGAACCAAACAGCGCTGCTCTTCATTCAGCTGTTAGTGATGCTGCGTGTCTTTGCAG TGAAGCCTGAAGAAAACAACAGAGTTATGTTGGCATTCAGAGGAGATCCAGTGACGCTGACTTGTAACATATCTGAGAAAAATGCATCACAAATCTCCTGGACAAACAGCAGATCTGTTTTTCAATATTCTATCCAGCTGAATCGCACTTTTTCAAATTTTTCATCTAACAGACTAAAAATAACTCCCGAGTTACCTACAAAGCTAATTATTGTTAGTGCTCAACCTGAGGATGAAGGACTTTATACATGTAGCATAACTGACCTAGATGGCCTACACACCATTACATGGAATTTAACTGTGTCTGAGAACCCAGAAG AATCGATTTCATCAAAGTATTTTACATTCATACTTCCATCTGCAATTGGATTCCTTCTGTGTGGCATCACACTGGCTGTCTTCTTCTACAG AAAAATGATGATGAGGACACTGAATCAGGATCCAGTCCAGGATCAGTTTCCCCCTCATTCAGGAGAAGAG GCAGCACACTCACAACCACAGGGTGGCACTGCTCTTTGTACAAACAACAAACGGAGCAGTCAGTATATGGAGAGGCTGAATTTAATCTATGGTCACTTCTGA